TAACGCATGTTTGGAGTTGTTCTTTGAGAAAAATTACCAGGTTCCTGTTTTTATCCTTGATGCCCGCCATGTTTGCGGCCTGTTCCGTTTCTGAAACAAAGGTGGACCTGGCTTCGGGCCCCAGCGGAGTCCAGGCGGCGGCGGGCAACGGCGCCGTAACCCTTACATGGAGCGGCATGACGGGGATGGACAGTTACAGGGTGTACTGGAACACATCAGGGGGAGTATCGGCGGGCAACGCCACGGCCATACAGACCGTTTCCGGAGCCCCATACACCCACGAAGGGCTCGCCAACGGGCAAACGTATTTTTACAGGGTAACCGGCGTAACCTCCGGCGGGGTGGAATCCCCCATGTCCGACGAGGTTTCGGCCACGCCAACCGTTCCAAGGGCGTCCGCTCCCTCTTCGGTTCAGGCGACGGGCGGGGATGGGGCCGTCACCCTTTCGTGGGACGCCGTGGCCGGAGCCGATTATTACATGATCTACTGGAACACCACGGGCGGCGTGAGCATGGCGGATAGGAACTTAACGGCCACATCAACAAGCTATACCCACGATTTTCTTGATAACGGCGTCACATATTATTACCGGCTTACCAGCGTGAACGGCGGCGGTGAAAGCGACATGTCCACCGAGCTTCATGTCACCCCGTCCGCCAGCGGCGGCTCCACGGGTGGAACCTGCGTGGCCGTGCCGGATCATTCAGGCTCCGTTATCTGGACCACGGCGGATTGCGGACCCTACGCCTATGGCTCCGGCCAGGCTTACCAGTTCAGCCTCTCCGGCGCTCCCACAATGACCAACGGGAAACTTTCGTTCAAGGTGACAGGTCTGTCCGACAGCATTCTGCCCTCAGGGAGGGACTTCTTCCTGATGTTCGCCAAGATGACAACGCCATCTGGAGCGGAAGGCAATTTCCAGATAGACCTGTTCATTGATGGCGCCGTAAACTCCC
This DNA window, taken from Nitrospinota bacterium, encodes the following:
- a CDS encoding fibronectin type III domain-containing protein; the protein is MRKITRFLFLSLMPAMFAACSVSETKVDLASGPSGVQAAAGNGAVTLTWSGMTGMDSYRVYWNTSGGVSAGNATAIQTVSGAPYTHEGLANGQTYFYRVTGVTSGGVESPMSDEVSATPTVPRASAPSSVQATGGDGAVTLSWDAVAGADYYMIYWNTTGGVSMADRNLTATSTSYTHDFLDNGVTYYYRLTSVNGGGESDMSTELHVTPSASGGSTGGTCVAVPDHSGSVIWTTADCGPYAYGSGQAYQFSLSGAPTMTNGKLSFKVTGLSDSILPSGRDFFLMFAKMTTPSGAEGNFQIDLFIDGAVNSRFISQRFDGTCSSFCERQNIHTEVSWNGSATYKFEFEWNSSTVYMLVTDASSGATVMSGSLPTDGAYVGADYIRVGNGALSGYSGVGSTITVSELRLSVLQ